One stretch of Zingiber officinale cultivar Zhangliang chromosome 6B, Zo_v1.1, whole genome shotgun sequence DNA includes these proteins:
- the LOC121991271 gene encoding protein NEGATIVE REGULATOR OF RESISTANCE-like, which translates to MGMDPNPRKRESDGTAAEEERRTRRRVDEEPTDEEVEEFFAILRRIREAARHLGGARAGAADHGVARSKGRADGGAPPRWQPAFVPEDFEHPGAAESSGDRRERAEKDEGAGKWRTMSPGGERCFDLNEKPADT; encoded by the coding sequence ATGGGGATGGATCCGAACCCCAGGAAGCGAGAGAGCGACGGCACCGCGGCCGAGGAGGAACGGCGGACGCGCCGGCGCGTCGATGAGGAACCCACGGACGAGGAGGTGGAGGAGTTCTTCGCCATCCTGCGGCGGATCCGGGAGGCGGCGAGGCACTTGGGCGGGGCTAGGGCGGGGGCGGCGGATCACGGAGTCGCCAGGTCCAAGGGGCGGGCCGACGGTGGGGCGCCGCCGAGGTGGCAGCCGGCATTCGTGCCAGAGGACTTCGAGCATCCGGGAGCGGCGGAGAGCAGCGGGGATCGGAGGGAGAGAGCGGAGAAAGATGAGGGCGCGGGGAAGTGGAGAACGATGAGCCCCGGCGGCGAGCGGTGCTTCGATCTGAACGAGAAACCCGCAGATACATAA